A genomic window from Candidatus Pelagisphaera phototrophica includes:
- the gcvT gene encoding glycine cleavage system aminomethyltransferase GcvT, with translation MPTIRKTPLDSFNIKYGGRMVDFAGWNMPVQYKSIVEEHKSTRSAAGLFDVSHMGEALVSGREATEYLDFVLTNDVSKMSIGQALYSLMCFEHGGVVDDLLVYKKSESEYLLCLNASNTEKDLDWLESKRDRFDASLSDVSSDYALLALQGPKTLEILQDIQTEGIGGLQNYHFDEGLVAGLPCLISRTGYTGEKGVELFVAPENAAELAESILLVGKSHGLVLAGLGARDSLRLEAGYSLYGHEISEDISPIQANLMWTVKLKKASDFIGKAALTAEKEAGPKKRIVFFKTGNRRIVRSDTEVQAGNRAIGTVVSGTFSPELNEAIGSALIDSEYSEAELSVDMRGKTMRIFQTKSPFIKLKP, from the coding sequence ATGCCAACAATCCGCAAGACTCCGCTCGACAGCTTCAACATTAAGTACGGAGGTCGTATGGTGGATTTTGCCGGTTGGAACATGCCGGTCCAGTACAAGAGCATCGTTGAAGAGCATAAGAGCACCCGTAGCGCGGCAGGATTGTTTGATGTAAGTCACATGGGCGAGGCTCTCGTCTCTGGACGCGAAGCAACCGAGTATTTGGACTTTGTTTTGACCAACGATGTTTCGAAGATGTCAATTGGTCAGGCCCTTTACAGCCTGATGTGTTTCGAGCACGGAGGGGTCGTTGATGACTTGCTAGTGTACAAAAAGTCGGAATCGGAATACCTATTGTGTCTTAACGCATCGAATACGGAAAAGGACTTGGACTGGCTCGAGTCTAAGCGAGATCGGTTCGATGCGTCTTTGAGCGACGTCTCGAGTGATTACGCCTTGCTGGCATTACAGGGACCAAAGACGCTTGAAATCCTCCAAGACATCCAAACCGAAGGAATAGGAGGGTTGCAGAACTACCATTTTGATGAAGGTTTAGTTGCGGGACTTCCGTGCCTGATCAGCAGGACTGGCTATACTGGCGAAAAGGGTGTCGAACTCTTTGTCGCTCCTGAAAACGCCGCTGAGTTGGCGGAATCAATCTTGTTGGTAGGGAAGAGCCACGGCTTGGTCTTGGCTGGTTTAGGCGCCAGAGACAGTCTGCGACTCGAAGCGGGTTACTCGCTCTATGGTCATGAGATCAGTGAAGATATCTCGCCGATTCAGGCGAATTTGATGTGGACGGTTAAACTGAAGAAGGCGTCCGACTTTATCGGTAAAGCCGCTCTGACGGCGGAGAAAGAAGCGGGCCCAAAAAAGAGAATCGTATTCTTCAAAACGGGCAACCGACGGATTGTGAGAAGCGATACTGAGGTGCAGGCGGGGAACCGAGCGATAGGTACGGTTGTTTCGGGCACGTTTTCTCCCGAGCTGAATGAGGCTATTGGTTCAGCTCTGATTGATTCAGAATATTCAGAAGCGGAATTATCGGTCGACATGCGCGGAAAGACCATGCGAATATTTCAGACGAAATCTCCCTTCATTAAATTGAAGCCTTAG
- a CDS encoding alpha/beta fold hydrolase — MHSNEEIFPHKEELIELAEILPSLHTPNIVIQGMEDQLVPKGNANYLEQMMSGADRLEVWRIEGLNHFVPWSRPDLITKAIQKLTQKSGALGLELQKSGWD, encoded by the coding sequence GTGCATAGTAACGAGGAGATATTTCCGCATAAAGAGGAATTGATTGAATTGGCCGAGATACTACCCAGTTTGCATACACCCAACATCGTTATCCAAGGAATGGAGGATCAGTTAGTCCCTAAGGGAAATGCGAATTATCTCGAGCAAATGATGAGTGGTGCGGATCGGCTTGAAGTTTGGAGAATCGAAGGGCTGAACCACTTTGTTCCTTGGAGTCGACCGGACTTGATCACAAAGGCGATTCAGAAGCTTACACAGAAGTCGGGAGCATTGGGTCTGGAGCTTCAGAAAAGTGGATGGGACTAG
- a CDS encoding sulfatase family protein, with the protein MLSHSPTKILIIFLFSAFAAKAESRPNILLAIGDDISWHHMGAYGSEFVNTPTFDNLAKQGVLFNNAYCSAPGCSPSRAALLTGKYIWEIEEAGTHAANFPKHLKVYPELLEAEGYFPGYTGKPWGPGKLPERDRNPVGPAFNNRTMDSVPAKGISNKDYAANFKDFLDERPKEKPFVFWFGAHEAHRVFEQGSGERNGIDPSDVTVPAFLPDTELTREDVADYGLEIQWFDSHLGRMLAELKKRGELLNTIVVVTADNGMAFPRAKANNYEYGVHMPLIIAWPKGIESGERRLDDFVSLIDLAPTFLEAAGVEIPREMSGRSLIPLLKSEMDGRVDVTRNFVLSGRERHTHARKDNLGYPIRAIHTAKYNYIRNLHPERSPTGIEYKDVDGSPSHSLMLENMDSKLSKLAYGARPLEELYDKESDPYCLNNLAFNPEYAPILEKLGARLEEELRKGGDPRILGFGEVFDSYPRYSSTRNYPGFNESGRYNPEFVKEALDNMKSLGIENPAYEGRVFYNKSQPSRPPSKD; encoded by the coding sequence CAAACATTCTCCTGGCCATCGGGGATGACATTTCCTGGCATCACATGGGCGCGTATGGATCGGAATTTGTGAACACGCCGACCTTTGACAACCTGGCGAAGCAAGGCGTGCTATTTAATAACGCCTATTGTAGCGCTCCCGGTTGCAGTCCTTCGCGTGCGGCTTTGTTGACAGGGAAATACATTTGGGAAATCGAGGAGGCCGGGACCCACGCAGCGAATTTCCCAAAGCATTTGAAAGTGTATCCAGAGTTGTTGGAAGCCGAAGGATATTTCCCCGGGTATACGGGCAAACCTTGGGGACCAGGTAAACTGCCTGAAAGGGATCGAAATCCAGTAGGACCAGCGTTCAATAACCGGACCATGGATTCGGTTCCTGCAAAGGGTATATCGAACAAGGATTACGCAGCTAATTTTAAAGATTTTCTAGATGAACGTCCAAAAGAGAAACCCTTTGTGTTTTGGTTTGGGGCTCATGAGGCGCATCGTGTGTTTGAGCAAGGATCTGGGGAGAGAAATGGAATCGACCCTAGCGATGTTACCGTGCCCGCATTTTTGCCTGATACTGAGCTAACCCGCGAAGATGTGGCGGATTACGGGCTAGAGATTCAGTGGTTTGATTCTCATTTGGGGCGGATGTTAGCAGAGCTTAAAAAACGTGGTGAATTATTGAATACTATCGTAGTAGTGACGGCTGACAATGGCATGGCCTTTCCGCGAGCGAAGGCGAACAACTACGAGTATGGCGTGCATATGCCTCTAATAATTGCTTGGCCAAAGGGGATAGAGTCGGGGGAACGTCGACTAGACGATTTCGTTAGTCTCATTGATTTGGCCCCAACGTTTCTAGAAGCCGCTGGTGTTGAGATTCCGAGGGAGATGAGTGGCCGTAGCTTGATACCGCTTCTGAAATCGGAAATGGATGGGCGAGTCGATGTCACGCGTAATTTTGTTTTGTCCGGAAGGGAGCGTCATACCCACGCGAGAAAGGACAATTTGGGCTACCCCATTCGAGCAATTCACACAGCGAAGTACAATTACATCCGCAACTTGCACCCGGAGCGATCGCCTACTGGAATCGAGTACAAGGATGTGGATGGGAGTCCCTCACATTCTTTGATGCTGGAGAATATGGATTCGAAGCTATCTAAGCTCGCTTATGGAGCCCGTCCGTTGGAAGAATTGTACGACAAGGAGAGCGATCCCTATTGCCTGAACAATCTTGCTTTCAATCCCGAGTACGCCCCAATTCTGGAAAAGCTGGGGGCACGACTCGAGGAAGAGCTTCGCAAAGGTGGGGATCCTCGCATCTTGGGTTTCGGAGAGGTCTTTGACAGTTATCCGAGGTACAGCAGCACTCGGAATTATCCAGGGTTTAATGAAAGCGGAAGGTACAATCCGGAGTTCGTGAAGGAGGCATTGGATAATATGAAATCACTTGGTATTGAGAATCCTGCTTACGAAGGGCGAGTCTTCTATAATAAATCGCAGCCCAGTCGACCCCCTTCAAAGGACTGA